Within the Clostridium scatologenes genome, the region AGCTTTGAAATAAATTATGAAATTTATTGTATTATTTTGCCCAATTGTGAAACACTGTTAATATTACAAATCAAACAAGGAGGTATTTTTATGCAAAAATATGTATGTGTTGTATGTGGATATATTTATGATCCTGAACAAGGTGATCCTGACAATGGTGTAGTTCCAGGAACATCTTTTGAAAATATTCCTGAAGATTGGGTATGTCCATTATGTGGTGTAGGTAAAGATCAATTTGAAATTTCTGAATAAAAATATTGCAAGTCATTTCAATTGATGATATAATTACGATAATTTAATATGATTAGGCGGATGATTATATCGTGAGATAACAATTGTTAACCGAAGAAGCAATGCTATAGTTACACAGCTATATCAGAAACTTTCAGGTACCAGGAGCGATATAGGACGAAACTCTGAAGATACTGTTTTAAGCAGAACCCATGGTGTAAGATAATCAATTATCAAAGCTCTCAGGTAAAGATACAGAGGACATGTGTGGCAGATATTGTCTGCTATCATGTCCTTTTTTATTGTTAAAAATCATTAATGTTGCATGAATACACATTATAAAACTAGCGTAAACTAAGCAATGAAAT harbors:
- the rd gene encoding rubredoxin, whose translation is MQKYVCVVCGYIYDPEQGDPDNGVVPGTSFENIPEDWVCPLCGVGKDQFEISE